In one Pseudarthrobacter oxydans genomic region, the following are encoded:
- a CDS encoding Hsp20/alpha crystallin family protein codes for MSDLLKWSPFASTRWTSPFNTVLRSPAELLDSVERMFDSATGPAPIRVEEFVDGKTLVVRAEMPGVDPDKDVEVTMDDGFLRIRAERQEKEEHKDKGRYRSEFRYGSFSRNIPLPEGVKEEDIKATYVNGVLEVRAPLPEQGLPAEPKKLPITRG; via the coding sequence ATGTCTGATCTGCTCAAATGGTCCCCTTTTGCATCGACCCGGTGGACCTCCCCCTTCAACACCGTATTGCGATCCCCGGCCGAGCTGCTGGACTCCGTAGAGCGCATGTTCGACTCGGCAACAGGCCCCGCCCCCATCCGGGTCGAAGAGTTCGTCGACGGTAAAACGCTTGTGGTGCGTGCTGAGATGCCCGGCGTCGATCCGGACAAAGACGTCGAAGTGACCATGGACGACGGGTTCCTGCGGATTCGCGCCGAGCGCCAGGAAAAAGAAGAGCACAAGGACAAAGGACGCTACCGGTCGGAGTTCCGCTACGGGTCCTTCAGCCGGAACATCCCGCTCCCTGAAGGGGTTAAGGAAGAAGACATCAAGGCCACCTACGTCAACGGGGTCCTGGAAGTCCGTGCCCCGCTGCCCGAGCAGGGCCTGCCCGCGGAGCCGAAGAAGCTCCCCATCACCCGCGGGTAA
- a CDS encoding DUF4383 domain-containing protein — translation MSASSAHPGIGARHHRTPLEITALGAGAVFALVGVLGFIPGVTTNYAEMTFAGTGSGAMLLGIFQVSILHNIVHLLFGAAGLLMGRSALQSKYYLIGAGALYLVIWLYGLLIDQASSANFIPVNTADNWLHVVLGVVMLAVGILLGRGTGQAKAR, via the coding sequence ATGTCGGCATCATCAGCACATCCGGGAATCGGCGCACGCCACCACCGCACGCCCCTCGAAATCACAGCCCTGGGCGCTGGAGCAGTTTTCGCTCTGGTGGGCGTCCTCGGTTTCATCCCCGGGGTCACCACGAACTATGCGGAAATGACTTTTGCCGGCACTGGGTCCGGCGCGATGCTCCTCGGCATTTTCCAGGTGTCCATCCTGCACAACATTGTTCACCTGCTCTTCGGAGCCGCCGGCCTGCTCATGGGCAGGTCCGCACTCCAGTCGAAGTACTACCTCATCGGTGCGGGCGCCCTCTATCTGGTGATCTGGCTCTACGGGCTGCTGATTGACCAGGCGTCGTCTGCCAACTTCATCCCAGTGAACACGGCAGATAACTGGCTCCACGTCGTTCTGGGAGTCGTCATGCTCGCCGTGGGGATCTTGCTTGGCCGCGGTACCGGCCAAGCGAAAGCGCGCTGA
- a CDS encoding erythromycin esterase family protein — MNRGTGDRHHPHGLELDEIRALARPLLTASRHLDGLVDLCARARFVCLGEASHGTQEYYQWRAALSRRLIEEHQFSWIGVEGDWPDCWRINRWVRGQTDQNLDARQLLAGFERWPTWMWANQEVAEFLTWLREWNLARPEEQRTGFYGLDVYSLWDSLREIFGWLNANAPEAMPAAMKAWQCFVPFRENPQRYASDTRLVPRSCEADVVMLLAEVHRQTFGRVEDDAVAFDAVQNAVVAANAERYYRTMIRGDRQSWNIRDHHMSDTIDRLARHHGPGSKGLVWAHNTHIGDARATDMALDGMVNIGQLMRLRHHGSVVLVGFASYGGSVTAAPAWGLPEEVMNVPAAVPGSHEDLLHAALESPSTLVFGPDRAGHWLSSWRGHRAIGVVYNPDREKGNYVPTTMGHRYDALLWFPQTTALRPLHHEHLPSEPELETEPTGF, encoded by the coding sequence GTGAACCGCGGGACCGGGGACCGGCACCATCCCCACGGGCTGGAACTGGACGAGATCCGGGCCCTGGCCCGGCCGCTGCTAACGGCGTCCCGACACCTGGACGGCCTGGTGGATTTATGTGCCCGGGCACGCTTCGTCTGCCTGGGCGAGGCTTCACACGGCACGCAGGAGTATTACCAGTGGCGGGCAGCCCTCAGCCGTCGTCTCATCGAGGAACACCAATTCAGCTGGATTGGGGTGGAGGGCGACTGGCCGGACTGTTGGCGCATCAACCGCTGGGTCCGCGGCCAAACCGACCAGAACCTCGATGCCCGGCAACTATTGGCCGGCTTCGAGCGGTGGCCCACCTGGATGTGGGCCAACCAGGAAGTGGCAGAGTTCCTCACCTGGCTGCGCGAATGGAATCTGGCCCGACCGGAAGAACAGCGCACCGGCTTCTACGGACTGGATGTCTATTCCCTCTGGGATTCCCTGAGGGAAATCTTCGGCTGGCTCAACGCCAACGCACCCGAGGCCATGCCGGCAGCAATGAAGGCCTGGCAGTGCTTTGTACCGTTCCGGGAAAACCCCCAGCGGTATGCCTCGGACACCCGCCTGGTACCACGATCCTGCGAGGCGGACGTGGTGATGCTTCTGGCCGAGGTGCACCGGCAGACCTTCGGCCGGGTGGAGGACGATGCTGTAGCTTTTGACGCAGTGCAGAACGCCGTCGTGGCGGCAAACGCCGAACGCTACTACCGGACCATGATCCGCGGTGACCGGCAATCCTGGAACATCCGGGACCACCACATGAGCGACACCATAGACCGGCTGGCACGCCACCACGGCCCCGGCTCCAAGGGACTGGTCTGGGCGCACAACACGCATATAGGCGACGCCAGGGCAACGGACATGGCGCTGGACGGCATGGTCAACATCGGCCAACTCATGCGCCTGCGCCATCACGGATCAGTAGTCCTTGTCGGCTTCGCGTCCTATGGGGGATCCGTCACTGCCGCGCCGGCCTGGGGTCTCCCGGAAGAGGTCATGAACGTCCCGGCAGCCGTACCCGGAAGCCACGAAGACCTCCTCCACGCGGCCCTCGAAAGCCCGTCCACTCTCGTGTTCGGACCGGACCGGGCGGGCCACTGGCTCTCCTCCTGGCGCGGCCACCGCGCCATCGGGGTTGTCTACAACCCCGACCGCGAGAAAGGCAACTACGTCCCCACGACCATGGGCCACCGCTACGACGCATTGCTGTGGTTCCCGCAAACAACAGCGCTGCGGCCGCTCCACCATGAACACCTGCCCAGCGAACCTGAGCTCGAAACCGAACCGACAGGCTTCTAA
- a CDS encoding universal stress protein — protein MTSTGSFLIIVGFDGSGHSRAALDWAMDEARQRHGQLRLVTAWNKAPLAWYPAVLETAAGEIAAEESPEQAARTLQGEALKTAADGGVTAAGHLVNTNSPASAILDAAKDADLIVVGSRGHGGFPGLHLGSVSTQVVNHAQCPVLVVHSRA, from the coding sequence GTGACCAGCACCGGTTCGTTCTTGATTATTGTTGGTTTTGACGGTTCCGGGCATTCCCGGGCAGCACTGGACTGGGCCATGGATGAGGCCCGCCAGCGCCACGGCCAGCTCCGCCTCGTCACAGCCTGGAACAAGGCTCCGTTGGCGTGGTATCCGGCTGTCCTGGAAACGGCGGCAGGCGAAATTGCCGCCGAAGAGTCTCCAGAGCAAGCCGCGCGGACGCTTCAGGGTGAGGCGCTGAAGACCGCTGCAGACGGAGGCGTGACCGCCGCAGGACACCTCGTCAATACCAATTCACCCGCTTCGGCAATACTCGACGCCGCCAAGGACGCGGACCTTATCGTCGTCGGTTCCCGGGGTCATGGCGGTTTTCCCGGGTTGCACCTGGGCTCGGTTTCGACGCAGGTCGTCAATCACGCACAATGTCCTGTTCTGGTGGTCCACTCCAGGGCGTGA
- a CDS encoding F510_1955 family glycosylhydrolase gives MRVLTTGRFSAAFTAAALLLTLSACVPGATPGSPGAGPVPATATSGLPSSHVHGLTVNRKTDQVLLATHEGLFDVTKLPGTKIGATNDLMGFTAAADQGVFYASGHPGPGSDLPNPMGLIRSVDGGKTWEQLSRQGESDFHALAATASGVVAYDGTLQTSPDGKTWTPARAGFVPAVLAGTPESDTVLATTREGLQRSTDGGKTWELNATAPIVQFVAFAGATEVIGVEPGGTVHYSADAGRTWTRTGQIEGQVQAMTAVTGAEGKPRIWAATAERLVVSTDGGASFRAADSS, from the coding sequence ATGCGTGTTCTGACCACCGGCAGGTTCTCGGCCGCGTTCACCGCCGCTGCCCTCCTGCTTACCCTCTCCGCCTGCGTCCCAGGCGCTACACCCGGTAGTCCGGGCGCCGGCCCTGTCCCGGCAACCGCCACCTCCGGGCTGCCCAGCTCCCATGTCCACGGCCTGACCGTAAACCGCAAAACGGACCAGGTGCTGCTTGCCACCCATGAAGGCCTGTTTGACGTCACCAAACTACCGGGCACCAAAATTGGCGCCACCAACGATCTGATGGGCTTTACCGCCGCGGCTGACCAAGGTGTCTTCTACGCATCCGGACATCCCGGCCCCGGCTCCGATCTGCCCAACCCCATGGGCCTGATCAGGTCCGTCGATGGCGGCAAGACATGGGAACAGCTCTCCCGACAGGGCGAATCTGATTTTCACGCCCTCGCCGCCACCGCGTCCGGCGTCGTCGCCTACGACGGGACGCTTCAAACCAGCCCGGACGGAAAAACCTGGACCCCGGCAAGGGCGGGCTTCGTTCCGGCCGTCCTGGCAGGCACCCCGGAGAGCGACACCGTTCTGGCCACCACCCGCGAAGGGCTCCAGCGCTCCACCGACGGCGGGAAAACCTGGGAACTAAACGCCACAGCCCCCATTGTCCAGTTCGTCGCCTTCGCCGGCGCCACGGAGGTCATCGGCGTCGAACCCGGCGGGACCGTGCATTACTCCGCCGACGCCGGAAGAACCTGGACCCGCACCGGCCAAATCGAGGGTCAGGTCCAGGCAATGACAGCTGTAACCGGCGCTGAAGGCAAGCCACGGATCTGGGCCGCGACCGCCGAAAGGCTCGTCGTTTCCACCGACGGCGGAGCCAGCTTCCGGGCCGCCGATTCCTCCTGA
- a CDS encoding DUF2933 domain-containing protein, protein MSTSPEPQLPIPRPSGPWAQGLLTVLIAATAVYLVTNHWLHVLDALPYLWVVLMMSMHLFMHGGHGHAGHGGAGRGAGRRHSGGGAGHAH, encoded by the coding sequence ATGAGCACTAGCCCGGAGCCGCAGCTTCCCATACCCAGGCCGTCGGGGCCTTGGGCGCAGGGGCTGCTGACGGTCCTTATCGCGGCCACCGCGGTGTACCTGGTCACGAACCACTGGCTGCATGTCCTGGACGCGTTGCCGTACCTGTGGGTGGTGCTGATGATGTCGATGCATCTCTTCATGCATGGCGGCCACGGCCATGCCGGTCACGGTGGCGCTGGCCGTGGTGCGGGCCGGCGGCACTCCGGAGGGGGTGCCGGGCATGCCCACTGA
- a CDS encoding isoprenylcysteine carboxylmethyltransferase family protein: protein MPTDYGYDLWWLVILNSAVFIIFAFSFVRPRTKLDWRALGGFSAFIVALFTEMYGFPLTIYLLSGWLGNRVPGLDLLSHNTGHLWQDLTGWQGDPHLSPLHLLSNVLIAAGFMLLYLSWQVLFAAQREHRLATSGPYAKVRHPQYMGFLTIMAGFLLQWPTLLTLLMFPVLVIVYLRLARKEERMMEAEFGEAYAAYRREVPGFVPRSGRGRAGTGQKLQEGP, encoded by the coding sequence ATGCCCACTGACTACGGGTATGACCTGTGGTGGCTGGTTATCCTCAATTCGGCCGTGTTCATCATTTTCGCGTTCAGTTTTGTCCGGCCCAGGACGAAGCTGGACTGGCGCGCCCTGGGCGGTTTCTCTGCTTTCATCGTGGCGCTCTTTACCGAGATGTACGGTTTTCCCCTGACCATCTATCTGCTGTCGGGCTGGCTGGGGAACCGGGTCCCGGGCCTGGACCTGCTGAGCCATAACACGGGTCATTTGTGGCAGGACCTCACGGGATGGCAGGGGGACCCACACCTGAGCCCGCTGCACCTCCTCAGCAATGTGCTGATCGCAGCCGGTTTCATGCTGCTTTACCTGTCCTGGCAGGTCCTGTTCGCCGCGCAGCGCGAGCACCGGCTGGCCACGTCGGGCCCCTACGCAAAGGTGCGGCATCCGCAGTACATGGGGTTTTTGACGATCATGGCCGGGTTCCTGCTGCAGTGGCCCACGCTGCTGACACTGCTGATGTTCCCGGTCCTGGTCATCGTGTACCTTCGCCTGGCCCGGAAGGAGGAGCGGATGATGGAGGCCGAGTTCGGCGAAGCCTATGCCGCGTACCGCCGGGAGGTCCCCGGCTTCGTCCCCCGGTCCGGTCGGGGCCGTGCCGGGACCGGGCAGAAGTTGCAGGAAGGCCCGTGA
- a CDS encoding FtsX-like permease family protein yields the protein MLFLAVKNLVQEKTRLLISVGGVAFSVLLIMSIQGLYQGWSNKIGEYIRTVPADYWITQTGATDMFHTPSVLPLTVRDFLSGVDGVASAKPFSGRRVAFAHNGKDINLYVIADDTENNVGAPARVVEGKAVPDKGEIIIDRVVGRSQDIRIGDTIPVAGRTLKVAGYSEGGYILSFSFAFTTKEDAERILQLPGATNFFLVTVKDGTDAGAVASRIEADPAVDAITKDRFVENNTNIVRDTFLPIILVLLLIGIAVGMTVIGLTIFTSTIEKAREYGVLKAIGVSNRQLYTVVIEQAITAAVLGYLVGAGLALAVSGAAGIYVPEFITEIRWLDAAWILAVTLVMAVVASLLPVRRLSRIDPAEVFRA from the coding sequence ATGCTGTTCCTGGCGGTAAAGAACCTCGTCCAGGAGAAAACCCGGCTGCTGATCAGCGTGGGCGGGGTCGCGTTCAGCGTGCTGCTGATCATGAGCATCCAGGGCCTGTATCAGGGCTGGAGCAACAAGATCGGTGAGTACATCCGCACTGTCCCTGCCGATTACTGGATCACCCAGACGGGCGCGACGGACATGTTCCACACCCCCTCCGTGCTGCCCCTGACCGTCAGGGATTTCCTGAGCGGGGTTGACGGTGTTGCCAGCGCCAAGCCCTTCAGCGGCCGCCGGGTGGCGTTCGCGCATAACGGCAAGGACATCAACCTCTACGTCATTGCCGATGACACGGAGAATAATGTCGGCGCACCCGCCCGGGTGGTCGAGGGCAAAGCCGTGCCCGATAAGGGCGAAATCATCATCGACCGGGTGGTAGGGCGCAGCCAGGACATCAGGATCGGGGACACCATCCCCGTCGCAGGCAGGACGCTGAAGGTCGCCGGCTACTCCGAGGGCGGATACATCCTCAGCTTCTCCTTCGCGTTCACCACCAAGGAAGACGCCGAAAGGATCCTGCAGCTCCCCGGAGCCACCAACTTTTTCCTTGTCACCGTCAAGGACGGCACCGACGCCGGCGCGGTCGCATCCCGGATCGAAGCGGACCCCGCGGTGGACGCGATCACCAAGGACAGGTTCGTGGAGAACAACACAAACATCGTCCGGGACACCTTCCTGCCCATCATCCTGGTGCTGCTCTTAATCGGGATTGCCGTGGGCATGACCGTGATCGGCCTGACCATCTTCACCTCAACCATCGAAAAAGCGCGCGAATACGGTGTCCTGAAAGCCATCGGGGTAAGCAACCGCCAGCTCTACACCGTTGTGATCGAACAGGCCATCACCGCCGCCGTGCTCGGGTACCTCGTCGGGGCAGGCCTTGCCTTGGCCGTCAGCGGGGCCGCGGGAATCTATGTCCCGGAGTTCATCACGGAAATCCGCTGGCTGGACGCCGCCTGGATCCTCGCGGTCACACTGGTGATGGCCGTGGTGGCTTCACTGCTGCCGGTGCGCCGGCTGTCACGGATCGACCCGGCGGAGGTGTTCCGGGCATGA
- a CDS encoding ABC transporter ATP-binding protein codes for MRIVDVQDVSKTFGSGHTAVTAVEHVSLSVDPGDIVLVMGPSGSGKTTLLSMIGTLMSPSGGRILIAGQDTSNLSPAQLSRLRLREFGFVFQTFNLLSALTAEENVMLPLITAGTPRKAARTKARAALEQLQLGHRLRNLPRDLSGGEKQRVAIARSLANDPRLILADEPTANLDAKTGQDVTLLLCGTACRENRAVIIVSHDQRLRTAAKRVLTIEDGRLTAEEAGEHNRYCSMHPEAAPA; via the coding sequence ATGAGAATTGTCGACGTCCAGGACGTGTCCAAGACCTTCGGGTCCGGGCACACCGCCGTGACCGCGGTGGAGCACGTGTCCCTGAGCGTTGACCCCGGGGACATCGTGCTCGTCATGGGCCCCTCCGGATCCGGGAAAACAACCCTGCTGTCCATGATCGGCACGCTCATGTCCCCTTCCGGCGGCCGGATCCTCATTGCCGGGCAGGACACCTCCAACCTTTCACCTGCGCAACTGTCCCGGCTGCGGCTGCGCGAATTCGGTTTCGTCTTCCAGACCTTTAACCTGCTCTCGGCCCTGACTGCCGAGGAAAACGTCATGCTGCCACTGATCACGGCGGGAACACCGAGGAAAGCGGCGCGGACAAAAGCCCGGGCCGCGCTGGAACAACTCCAGCTCGGACACCGGCTGCGGAACCTGCCCCGGGACCTCTCCGGCGGCGAGAAGCAACGCGTGGCCATCGCACGGTCCCTGGCGAACGACCCGCGGCTGATCCTCGCCGACGAACCCACCGCCAACCTGGACGCGAAAACAGGCCAGGACGTGACCCTGCTCCTGTGCGGGACGGCCTGCCGGGAAAATCGGGCCGTCATCATCGTCAGCCACGACCAGCGGCTGCGGACCGCGGCCAAACGTGTCCTCACCATTGAAGACGGCCGGCTCACCGCCGAAGAAGCCGGGGAACACAACCGCTACTGCAGCATGCACCCGGAAGCGGCACCGGCATGA
- a CDS encoding TIGR00730 family Rossman fold protein, with protein sequence MKMTDEELLAVLADPADDPARMERISTEIDAGFSLLSHRLGKAVAVFGSARPGPQDPRYAVARTLGARCAKAGFAVITGGGPGLMEAANRGATEAGGTSVGLGIELPREQVLNPYVDVSMTFRYFFARKLMFVRYASAFVVLPGGFGTLDELFEALTLVQTGKIHEFPVVLIGTRHWTGLTDWIREQLQSQGFIAAQDIRLLRCTDDIDEAVELIQHCHLRQLAR encoded by the coding sequence ATGAAAATGACCGATGAAGAACTGCTCGCAGTCCTCGCCGACCCGGCCGATGACCCGGCCCGGATGGAACGGATCAGCACCGAAATCGACGCCGGATTCAGCCTCCTCTCACACCGGCTCGGCAAAGCAGTCGCCGTCTTCGGATCAGCACGCCCCGGCCCCCAGGATCCCCGCTACGCGGTGGCCCGGACCTTGGGCGCCCGGTGCGCAAAGGCCGGGTTCGCCGTGATTACCGGGGGCGGCCCGGGACTGATGGAAGCTGCCAACCGCGGCGCCACGGAAGCCGGCGGCACCTCGGTCGGACTGGGTATCGAACTTCCGAGGGAACAGGTGTTGAACCCTTATGTCGATGTGTCCATGACTTTCCGGTACTTCTTCGCCCGAAAACTCATGTTCGTGCGCTACGCCTCGGCCTTTGTTGTCCTTCCCGGCGGGTTCGGCACACTTGATGAACTCTTTGAAGCCCTCACCCTCGTCCAGACCGGCAAAATCCATGAGTTTCCCGTCGTCCTGATCGGGACCAGGCACTGGACCGGACTGACCGACTGGATCCGGGAGCAGCTCCAAAGCCAGGGATTCATTGCAGCCCAGGACATCCGCCTGCTGCGGTGCACCGACGACATCGACGAAGCCGTGGAATTGATCCAGCACTGCCACCTGCGCCAGCTCGCCCGGTGA